AGAGTAACtgtttgataataaaataacttacaaaaataaacagtaaaaaaaaattatttctttcgGTATTTAGTTTGTATATCCCGTTGTTCTGTACTTTTCTTATTGATGATAACTTTCTTCTCTCTATTTTGTCATTCTTTTCCCCTAAGTTTATTCACATCTTCTTGCTCATCGAAAAATATACGGAATGTAAAAATTTTCACTAGCAGCGAGAGCCAACCACACAACAGTTAGAGTGTTATGTGAATCTCTGTCGAATAAGTTAGTTTAAGTTACCCGAGTGTTAGTTAAATGAAGAATCGATACaatattagtttatttCGTTAGAATATCTATTTAGAACATATATCTTCGCAGAATATTCCTCTTGTATAATATGTCTCTGCCGTCAAACCGTCAACTGTGTTGTGAACTCCCAACTGATGGagttttatttcaataatataatatcgGTTTAGTGCTAGAACCATTATTTTAATcctataattataaaaaaagtatatattttactGATATTTATAACGAAAAGAAATTCAATGTATCTCAGTAGGTAAATAATCTTCAGTGTGATTTTTcgtaaagaagaaaaacaTTTTACTAGTTTGAAAAGTGACattgtaaattataatgatttgaaGTCAAAAACTTTacttctaaaaaaataaaacctCACAATGGTAAAGTCAACCTAGTGTCATATTCCTACCGATACTATTCCATATGAActagaaaagaaaaaaacaaacttACGAgcatattatttttgagaatgtattatattttataaagtttataaactttttattaaaagcagaattattacattattaaataatattatgataGATATTGGCAATTAGTATTTGAGAAAAAGGGGGGCATTAAAATTAGTTGGAgttaataaaagaataatggGAAAATGAATGTAAATTAAAAACCAAAGTAAGAATGAAGAGCAATGAGAAAAGATACGCATATTGATAAAATCTGGgtgaaaaatcaaaaataagTACAGTATGTGGAAGCAgagtaataattatttgaaaataatatgaagcattataattatattggATAGTTCTTTTTATAATACTTctagaatattatttagaatctaatttttgttCAGGTTCAGCTCCATTGGTACCCAGCTACTTCAATGTATGCCCAGCATGCATGTGAGCATGCATATCTGAAGATGTGCCGATACTTTCGCTCACGTCATCATTATCTAAAGTCTTTGTTTTGACATTTGCATCCAATTTACTAAttatatcttcttcatcattaaaAGTGGATTCTGAAAGCATCGATTTGCCGTCATGTTTCATGTGTTTTAAGACCTCATCTTCAGTTAATTGACTGTAAGGGATCATGCCTTTCTTCATAGCCATTTCATCGGTAAAAGCGCCGTAATAATCAGCATCGTCatgttttatttctattttagtAGGCCATATCAGGCATAAAATCCAATAAAGGAagaaagatattaaaaatgaaaaaaatgaatcaCCATAATAGAAGTTAACAATTCCTTTATTACggaaataattattattcacCTGCCAAGCAATACCTGGAAACCCTGGAGTCATACCACAAGCCAAAGCAACATAGGCCTTCCAATTGAAACcttttgtatatttatattcacCATCGTATATAAAAGCTTGTGCTACTGagtaatttctttttctaattaAGAAATTGTCACAAATCATTATTGAAATCATTGGGGTCATTATAACACCAAAGGCAGAAGTTACGGTTAAGAaagttgaagaagaattataaaaattccAAGGTTGAACAGCAAACGAAAGAGCTGCTGTTAGTAAGGCACCtctttttatattgatatattttggTAATAGACCAGCCAAATCCACACCACTGGCAAACCCTgcattttctaaaatatatcCGACCTGGGACATTGCAAAAGAAACTCCACAAAAGAAAGAAGCAGCTCTTGCACCAGCTGAATAATTTTCTGTTAACCaataattaaagatatCCATTGGCATCCAGAATTGTTCACCATATAATTTCTCTGAAGTGGAGGCACCAATGATACCAAAGACAGGTACAAGCGTGGTTGGAATCAAAAGAGCAAAAATTGTCCCCCACCAAATAGCAGGCTGCGACGAAGCAAACCTTGAGTAATCGCTTTGGTTAACAGATCCTGGAGATACTGAACCAAACCAATAAGAAATCATATAAACCCAGGCCCAAGCCCTGTCTGAGCCTGTTGCAGTAGCGTGTGTCGATTTGAATAAATCACCAACTCCATGAGCTTTTGAGCACAGATAAATAACCATCCCCATCATTGAGAAACATGTTGCAATACAAGAGCAGATCAACatgatattaatttggTGTGGTTTAAATAAGTAACCGATACAACAAATTActtgaaataaaatgaacCCGATCAATTCTTTGGTGGTCATATGAACATGCTTTGACAAAGTATTTGGTAAGTGTAAATAGTGATGAGACCAAGAATCTAGAATCATATTAATACAAAGGCCTCCAACCCAAGCACTTGAACCGTAATTGACAATACTCATAAGGACACGCAATAAGATACCAAAGACAGAACCAGAGATCCCAAAAACGAATCTTTGAGATAAAGTAAATCCAATTTTCCAATCGTAACCTGGATATGAGTTTGCTAAAGTAAACATGATTGTAACGACATCACCAACAATGAAACTACCAATAGTTTCTGGGTATGAGAGACCTGCCGAAAGACCTGAAGAGGCACTTAACCAAGTCCCCACTGAGAATGATAAGACCCCCCAATAAGCGAAGTTTGACCAAAACCCCCAAGTTTGATATTCGGATTTAATTGGCTGGATATCGGGGTTCTTTAAGAAACTTAATGTTTCTCTTTCATCTAAGGGGATTTCTAAGAATTTGAAACTTTTTGTAAGAAACTGTTTTGTGGAATTGTGTGATTTTCGATTCGAAGTTGAGTGACTTGGAGAAAGAGTCGAAGATGTTGCTGTGACAATAGAGGATGTtgttgataatttattttcgaACCCCATTGtattttgatttgtttttggttcttctaaatatttgtaGAGAATATAAATTGATAGACGTCGAGCACAAcaacgaaaaaaaaagattgtttaaaatatgaGTTAAACTGAAATGGGCACAAGGGTAGCATCGCAATTATCAAATTGTTAATGGAGTTACtcaaaaggaaaaataattcgattagatgagatgagatagaaatcaaattgaaaaaaaaagcctAAGTGCGCAAGTGTATAATAATCAGGAAACTAATAGCTACGtcgaaaaatatttcacaGTAAAGAACCCTTAGAACTATCTATTTGAATGAGGGAATGGGTATGACAGGCAAAAAATAGAGAAATGCAGATATATAGAGAATGGCAAGATGTACCTAGCTCCAGGAAGGTGGACACAAGACAATAAAATCGTCGGGCTAAGTACTACTGAGGAGAAACTATCATCTTTTCTGGTAAGAATCCAGACAAGTTCCTGACAAATGAATGGCGATGATTAAATCATGGGGGAGTGAAAAGTATTCACACAAACAtcagaaaaatatattcttattGCTAGTACCAGACAAAGCTTTGTAAGAAAGGGTCCTacaaaagaaattcaaGCTTCATGCTTTGGTACATGGAAAAAGTATTGCACAGGCCACCTAATATCATATTATTTCTGAATACAGAAATGGCTACCATACTCTGGTTTTACTAACTTTAACTCTCATattcttaaatttaattgtcTTTAATCTATATCGAATACGCCATATTCTGTGTTGTTGAGCCCATTTTTGGGCAAATTCTCGGGCATCGAATTCAAttagtttcttttttctgGATATGCGTTGACAAGCAGTTTGCGCGTATGCAACCAGCGGAAATGCGGAATGGATATATTAAGGGTTGGCCGCTAGTATACCTAGGGTTAGTGCTATGGGCACAGTAATTGAAAGTTGGGCGGCTACCAAGGATGCACACTATATATAGACGGAACACATTACTATCAGTCATGTATATACTTAAAACTTAGCCGCCAACCGTTGTGCTTATAGTAACTGATGGGAAAAGTAGTGTGTCACCTTATTGGGAAACAACAAATGGCAGTTGATTTCTCGGCCGAGAGACATTTACCGAAAGAGGTAGAAATCGTGTCGCCATGGGTTCGATTCCTGGGCGATGCTTATTTGCAAGAGGCTCTCATGTAAAAGCTTAATTAGAAGTTAATACTTTGATGTATTCATAAAATTATCTGatttccaaatttattttaagtATTTCTTAGATAATTATGTGGATAATagtaattcaaatttgacCTTGTTATATTACATTGCCTTCTTATgaataagataaaaattccatgatattaaatatcGACGAATATTTCTCAGTGTTCTTGAATGACAGCTTAGCGAAAAAGTTATTAGCTATTTTTCTGGTCCTTTAAGATATACAAGTAGAAATATCAAACTTTGAAGTGAcaattttttaagaaaataattcaggTGTCTGATATGTAGTGTAAAAATGATAGGGATCCAACAGTTTTGAAAGCATATACAAACAATACCCATCATATTGGTGTGTCTACTACAAAAAGTTAGAACGTGCTCTTTATGTTTGACCATACGagtattaaaaatactaaaatGTGTAACCTTAATGCAAAGAGTATTCTcgtaaaaaaatagatataaAAATGCTATAAGTATACTGGTAAAAACAACAGAAAACTTAGGAATTTTGATCACCTCTGATGGCTTCTGGCTCAGACTGTAAAACATACGTGCAAAAATGTATCTATACTAATTAATGCAGtgtttttaattgttgCTTATTAGTTAAAAATCTCCTCTCAGATCCTTAATAtatgtttgtttttataATCTACCAGCATTACTAATATCTCTGATTTTTAAATGCTTGCATTTAGTATTGTTAGATATTTATGGTCTTTATACATAAGACAGTAGATATACTGTTTCAGGATAAAAGAGAGTATAACGTGAAGACACATCGCTAATAAGACCCCCTATTAGATAATTCATTGTCACAAAATGGATTACATCTTGTAACTACTGCAGGACATGCTAAGCATGAGAGACAAATAAGTCTAGTAAGGTTAATTAggtgaaaatttttcacctATAGCTAACGACGAATTAACTTCTCTtgtcaaaaaaaacaatgtATAAATTGCCAATATTTCAGTCGATATCTAacctttatattttatatattttatataatttttattcctACTCAAAACGCTTGGAATGTTTCTATTCTATAAAACAATTactaaaaaagaattattctctaaATTATGACTGGCAGCAATACCAATACAAAGGATTCTAAGGTCGTACAAGTATTATTGCTCGATTTCAGGATTAAAAAGTTAAGACGTTCGGAATTTGGGGATTCAAAAATAGGAGTATATAATGTATATTTAATCACATCTTTAACCTTCTGTGCTTATGTATCTTAGTGGTAGCTGTACACGTTTAATACAAGGCTCGTTTCTATTATCTTATTCAAGTGAGCTCTGAAATTAATACCTGATGCTTAATTCTCCGTAAATATTAGTACATTATTTTGTCATTCAAGGATGTTTttctgtatttttttaattttttacttatttttgaaattatataattagtTGTGTTTTGTTTACAATAAACCAATTattgagaaaaaaatttaaaaatcaaaaatagtCAACTCAacgaagaaaaatttataaactaacaaaaaaactttgaactttaaaaattgtaaatgcTGCTAGATATTCATGGTCTTTATACATACAACAGTAGATATACTGATTTAGGATAAAAGATAGTATAACATGAATACACGTTGCTAATGAAAATGCTAATTAGATAATTCGTTGTCGTTAATTAGTTGACATCATGTAGCTTCTACAGGATATACTAAATATGAGAGGCACATAACTCTTGTGAGGTTAATTaggtgaaaaattttcacttATAGACGACGATGAATTGACTTTTCTTgtccaaaaaataatgtataAATTGCCAAAATTTTAGTCGATATCTAacctttatatttttatattttctatagTCTTAATTCCTACTCAAAAGGGTAGGAGGTTTCTATACTATAAAATACTTACTACAAAacagaattattctctTAATTATGACTAACAgcaatactaatattaagGATTCAAATTTCGTACAAATGCATAGGTTCTGAAACAATGAAATGACCAGCGGTCGAACTgctcaaaata
This genomic stretch from Henningerozyma blattae CBS 6284 chromosome 1, complete genome harbors:
- the TBLA0A10780 gene encoding nucleobase cation symporter-1 family protein gives rise to the protein MGFENKLSTTSSIVTATSSTLSPSHSTSNRKSHNSTKQFLTKSFKFLEIPLDERETLSFLKNPDIQPIKSEYQTWGFWSNFAYWGVLSFSVGTWLSASSGLSAGLSYPETIGSFIVGDVVTIMFTLANSYPGYDWKIGFTLSQRFVFGISGSVFGILLRVLMSIVNYGSSAWVGGLCINMILDSWSHHYLHLPNTLSKHVHMTTKELIGFILFQVICCIGYLFKPHQINIMLICSCIATCFSMMGMVIYLCSKAHGVGDLFKSTHATATGSDRAWAWVYMISYWFGSVSPGSVNQSDYSRFASSQPAIWWGTIFALLIPTTLVPVFGIIGASTSEKLYGEQFWMPMDIFNYWLTENYSAGARAASFFCGVSFAMSQVGYILENAGFASGVDLAGLLPKYINIKRGALLTAALSFAVQPWNFYNSSSTFLTVTSAFGVIMTPMISIMICDNFLIRKRNYSVAQAFIYDGEYKYTKGFNWKAYVALACGMTPGFPGIAWQVNNNYFRNKGIVNFYYGDSFFSFLISFFLYWILCLIWPTKIEIKHDDADYYGAFTDEMAMKKGMIPYSQLTEDEVLKHMKHDGKSMLSESTFNDEEDIISKLDANVKTKTLDNDDVSESIGTSSDMHAHMHAGHTLK